A genome region from Raphanus sativus cultivar WK10039 unplaced genomic scaffold, ASM80110v3 Scaffold0970, whole genome shotgun sequence includes the following:
- the LOC130503471 gene encoding uncharacterized protein LOC130503471, with the protein MQRVRAFLLGIGPALRAIASISREDWANKLRHWKDEFKSTLQHYWLGTKLLWDDVRISVRLLVKLANGKGLSRRERQQLTRTTANIFRLVLVAVFIIVPFIIVPLS; encoded by the exons ATGCAACGTGTGCGGGCGTTTCTTCTTGGGATAGGTCCTGCTTTGAGAGCTATTGCATCCATAAGCAG GGAAGATTGGGCCAATAAGCTTCGCCACTGGAAAGATGAATTTAAATCTACGCTGCAGCACTACTGGCTGGGCACAAAGTTGCTCTGGGATGATGTCAGGATTAGTGTTAGGCTGCTTGTCAAACTTGCTAATGGGAAAGGTCTCTCTAGGAGGGAACGACAGCAACTCACTCGAACCACTGCCAACATTTTTAGATTGGTCCTTGTTGCCGTTTTCATTATTGTCCCGTTCATTATTGTCCCGTTAAgctaa